A single genomic interval of Carassius auratus strain Wakin chromosome 30, ASM336829v1, whole genome shotgun sequence harbors:
- the LOC113049068 gene encoding myelin protein zero-like protein 2 isoform X1 — protein MSRVWMYLFPALGALVLPGVHHVEGMELLTSSELEAVNGTDVRLKCIFKSTHPLSEEKVSVSWSFRPLGKMTGELIFHYQKSAFPPEIGMFKGHAVWSGDIMKGDASITLQNVQFRFNGTYSCQVKNPPDIQGFIGEISLRVVEKVSFSEIGILAIAVGGSIGVVLLILIIFTVVRVFRKQDDDMLVEMEDHRSEDQVL, from the exons GTGTACATCATGTGGAGGGAATGGAGTTGCTTACGTCCTCGGAGTTGgaggcagtcaatgggacagatGTACGGctcaaatgtatatttaaatcgACACATCCTCTCTCCGAAGAAAAAGTCTCTGTATCCTGGAGCTTCCGACCACTTGGAAAGATGACAGGAGAATTG ATTTTTCACTACCAGAAAAGTGCATTTCCACCGGAAATAGGCATGTTTAAGGGCCATGCTGTATGGTCTGGTGATATAATGAAGGGTGATGCATCCATCACGCTGCAGAATGTGCAGTTCAGATTTAATGGTACCTACAGCTGCCAAGTCAAAAATCCACCCGACATCCAGGGCTTTATAGGTGAGATCAGCCTCAGAGTTGTTGAAAAAG TTTCATTCTCTGAAATTGGAATTCTGGCAATAGCTGTGGGTGGATCCATTGGCGTTGTTCTCCTGATCCTCATCATTTTTACTGTTGTGCGGGTGTTCCGGAAACAGGATGATGATATGTTAGTTGAGATGGAGGACCACAGATCAGAGGATCAGGTGCTTTGA